CGCTCCGGCCACGGCTCGGGCCATCGGTTCGTACGCGGCCGGTATCTCCGACGACGCCTTGGTTGCCACCCTCATCGCCACTCGGGCGCCCGTGTTGGTGTGCCCTGCGATGCACACCGAGATGTGGGAGCACCCCTCGGTGCAGGAGAACCTGGCCACGCTGCGCCGTCGGGGAGTGCACGTCCTCGACCCCGAGAGCGGGCGGTTGGCCGGTGGCGACGTCGGCGCCGGCAGGCTCGCAGATCCGCAGCGGATAGTTGCCGAGGCGGCGCGACTACTGACCCCGCCCGACATGGCCGGACTGAAAGTCCTGGTCACCGCCGGTGGCACCCGCGAACCGATCGATCCCGTGCGCTATATCGGAAACCGATCGTCGGGCAAGCAGGGTTACGCAGTGGCTGCCGAAGCCGCGGCCCGAGGGGCCGAGGTGAGGCTCATCAGCACCGTCGATCGTCCCGTGCCCCCTGGGGTTCAGGTGACACTGGTCGAGACCGCCGCACAGATGCACGAAGCCGTCATGCAAAACAACGACGCCGATGTCGTTGTCATGTCGGCTGCGGTAGCCGACTATCGGCCGATTTCTGTTGCCGGTTCGAAGATCAAGAAGACGGCCGACCAGCTCGATGTGGCGCTGGAGAAGACCGTCGACATCCTCGCGGCGCTCGGTGCTGCGAAACGGCCGGGCCAGACCTTGGTGGGCTTTGCGGCCGAGACCGACGACGTCGTCGACAACGCAAGAGGCAAGCTGGAACGCAAGGGCGCCGACTTCATAGTCGCCAACGACGTGTCAGCTCCCGATGTAGGTTTTGCCCACGACACGA
Above is a genomic segment from Acidimicrobiales bacterium containing:
- the coaBC gene encoding bifunctional phosphopantothenoylcysteine decarboxylase/phosphopantothenate--cysteine ligase CoaBC, with amino-acid sequence MFDGRHVVLGVSGGIAAYKAIEVCRRLVDGGARVTPILTESALRFVGPVTFEALATEPLITSVFGNADPIPHTTLGQTADLIIVAPATARAIGSYAAGISDDALVATLIATRAPVLVCPAMHTEMWEHPSVQENLATLRRRGVHVLDPESGRLAGGDVGAGRLADPQRIVAEAARLLTPPDMAGLKVLVTAGGTREPIDPVRYIGNRSSGKQGYAVAAEAAARGAEVRLISTVDRPVPPGVQVTLVETAAQMHEAVMQNNDADVVVMSAAVADYRPISVAGSKIKKTADQLDVALEKTVDILAALGAAKRPGQTLVGFAAETDDVVDNARGKLERKGADFIVANDVSAPDVGFAHDTNEVTIVSANGSVGVPLRSKRDIAKAILDQVVAARSSDPTS